The proteins below are encoded in one region of Pantoea sp. At-9b:
- a CDS encoding HipA domain-containing protein, which yields MKQELVAWMNGATDGHAKNFSVFIERGGSYRLTPFYDVISAYPVLGGTGLNIRDLKLAMGLKATKGKKMEIEKIFPRHFMATAKAVNFDQNRMVEIMDFFITQFPDAIRQVERMLPADFPPRIADVLFSQSLRMLARLQQ from the coding sequence GTGAAGCAGGAGTTGGTGGCGTGGATGAATGGTGCCACCGACGGACATGCGAAAAACTTCTCGGTATTTATTGAGCGAGGGGGCAGCTATCGCCTGACACCTTTCTATGATGTCATTTCGGCTTACCCCGTGTTGGGTGGAACCGGATTGAACATCCGTGATCTGAAACTGGCGATGGGGTTAAAAGCCACGAAAGGTAAAAAGATGGAGATTGAGAAAATATTCCCACGGCATTTTATGGCAACGGCTAAGGCAGTAAATTTTGACCAGAACCGCATGGTGGAAATTATGGATTTCTTTATTACGCAATTCCCAGACGCCATCCGCCAAGTAGAACGTATGTTACCCGCTGATTTCCCGCCCCGTATCGCCGATGTACTGTTTTCCCAAAGCCTGCGAATGCTGGCGCGTTTACAGCAATAG
- the hipB gene encoding type II toxin-antitoxin system antitoxin HipB → MIYSPRQLAHHIRLIRQKNQWTQTQLAKKVGLKQATISHFENNPDLTTLATLFKILQSLELKLDIHEKLDANETPASYDQENDW, encoded by the coding sequence ATGATTTATAGCCCAAGACAGCTTGCTCATCACATCCGGTTAATTCGACAGAAAAATCAGTGGACCCAGACGCAACTCGCCAAAAAAGTGGGGCTGAAACAGGCCACGATCTCACATTTCGAAAACAATCCCGACCTGACCACCCTGGCGACGCTGTTTAAGATCCTGCAGTCCCTTGAACTAAAGCTGGATATTCACGAGAAGCTGGACGCAAACGAGACTCCGGCGAGTTACGATCAGGAGAATGACTGGTGA
- the accB gene encoding acetyl-CoA carboxylase biotin carboxyl carrier protein: MDIRKIKKLIELVEESGIAELEISEGEESVRISRSPANIGYPVMPQVYAAPAAQPAIAPSVATPVAEPAKPEISGHIVRSPMVGTFYRTPSPDAKAFIEVGQKVNVGDTLCIVEAMKMMNQIEADKSGVVKAILVESGQPVEFDEPLVVIE, translated from the coding sequence ATGGATATTCGTAAAATCAAAAAACTGATCGAGCTGGTGGAAGAGTCCGGCATCGCTGAGCTGGAAATCTCTGAGGGCGAAGAGTCGGTTCGTATCAGCCGTTCTCCGGCCAATATTGGTTATCCGGTTATGCCGCAGGTGTATGCGGCTCCCGCAGCGCAACCCGCAATCGCCCCCTCCGTGGCAACCCCGGTAGCCGAGCCTGCTAAGCCGGAAATCAGTGGCCACATCGTGCGTTCACCGATGGTCGGCACTTTCTACCGCACCCCAAGCCCGGACGCGAAAGCCTTTATCGAAGTCGGCCAGAAAGTTAACGTTGGCGACACCCTGTGCATCGTTGAAGCGATGAAAATGATGAACCAGATCGAAGCCGATAAATCCGGCGTGGTGAAAGCGATTCTGGTGGAAAGTGGCCAGCCGGTTGAATTTGACGAGCCGCTGGTTGTCATCGAATAA
- the accC gene encoding acetyl-CoA carboxylase biotin carboxylase subunit: MLDKIVIANRGEIALRILRACKELGIKTVAVHSTADRDLKHVLLADETVCIGPAQSVKSYLNIPALISAAEITGAVAIHPGYGFLSENADFAEQVERSGFIFIGPKADTIRLMGDKVSAITAMKKAGVPTVPGSDGPLTEDMDKNRAFAKRIGYPVIIKASGGGGGRGMRVVRSDKDLEQSINMTKAEAKAAFNNDMVYMEKYLENPRHIEIQVMADGQGNAIYLAERDCSMQRRHQKVVEEAPAPGITPELRSFIGDRCAKACVDIGYRGAGTFEFLFENGEFYFIEMNTRIQVEHPVTEMITGVDLIKEQLRIAAGQPLSIRQEDVVIRGHAVECRINAEDPNTFLPSPGKITRFHAPGGFGVRWESHIYAGYSVPPYYDSMIGKLITYGENRDVAIARMKNALAELIIDGIKTNVELQMKIMSDENFQQGGTNIHYLEKKLGLSNL; this comes from the coding sequence ATGCTGGATAAAATTGTCATTGCTAACCGCGGTGAGATCGCGCTGCGCATTCTGCGTGCCTGTAAAGAGCTGGGCATCAAGACTGTGGCGGTGCACTCCACGGCGGACCGTGACCTGAAGCACGTGCTGCTGGCAGATGAAACTGTCTGCATCGGCCCGGCGCAGTCGGTCAAAAGTTACCTCAATATTCCGGCCCTGATCTCCGCCGCCGAAATCACCGGCGCGGTAGCGATCCATCCGGGATATGGCTTCCTGTCTGAGAACGCCGATTTTGCCGAGCAGGTTGAGCGCTCCGGCTTTATCTTTATCGGCCCGAAAGCGGACACCATCCGCCTGATGGGTGACAAAGTGTCGGCGATCACCGCGATGAAAAAAGCGGGTGTCCCGACCGTACCCGGTTCTGACGGCCCGCTGACGGAAGACATGGATAAAAACCGTGCCTTCGCCAAACGCATCGGTTACCCGGTGATCATCAAAGCCTCCGGCGGCGGTGGTGGTCGTGGTATGCGCGTGGTGCGCAGCGACAAGGATCTTGAGCAATCCATCAACATGACGAAAGCGGAAGCCAAAGCGGCTTTCAACAACGACATGGTCTACATGGAAAAATACCTTGAGAATCCGCGCCACATCGAGATTCAGGTCATGGCTGACGGCCAGGGCAACGCCATCTATCTGGCGGAGCGCGACTGCTCAATGCAGCGCCGTCACCAGAAAGTGGTGGAAGAAGCGCCGGCACCGGGCATTACCCCGGAACTGCGTAGCTTTATCGGCGACCGCTGTGCCAAAGCCTGTGTGGATATCGGCTACCGCGGTGCGGGGACTTTCGAGTTCCTGTTCGAAAACGGCGAGTTCTACTTCATTGAGATGAACACCCGTATTCAGGTAGAACACCCGGTCACTGAGATGATCACCGGTGTTGACCTGATCAAGGAACAGCTGCGTATTGCTGCCGGTCAGCCGCTGTCGATCCGTCAGGAAGACGTGGTGATCCGTGGTCATGCGGTGGAATGCCGTATCAACGCCGAAGATCCGAACACCTTCCTGCCGAGTCCGGGCAAGATCACGCGCTTTCACGCACCGGGTGGTTTCGGTGTGCGCTGGGAATCGCATATCTATGCCGGTTACAGCGTGCCGCCGTACTACGACTCCATGATCGGCAAGCTGATCACCTACGGTGAAAACCGTGACGTGGCAATTGCACGCATGAAGAATGCGCTGGCGGAACTGATCATTGACGGCATCAAGACCAACGTCGAGCTGCAGATGAAAATCATGTCCGACGAAAACTTCCAGCAGGGTGGCACCAATATCCACTACCTGGAGAAAAAACTCGGGCTTAGCAACCTGTAA
- a CDS encoding Glu/Leu/Phe/Val dehydrogenase — MSALSYVTGDRHSAWSTYLTQVERVLPLLGDLSRWADTLTHPKRALIVDIPLEMDDGTVRHFEGYRVQHNLSRGPGKGGVRFHPDVTLEEVMALSAWMTIKCAALNLPFGGAKGGIRVDPSQLSRKELERLTRRYTSEIGNMIGPQQDIPAPDVGTNAQVMAWMMDTWSMNVGATTTGVVTGKPVHLGGSLGRVKATGRGVFVTGCRAAAMLGLEVAHSRVAVQGFGNVGSVSAELFHAAGAKVVAVQDHSATLYLASGLDIPALQAWQQAHGSIKGFPQADHLADDRFWTLNYDILVPAALEGQITAERARDLACRLVIEGANGPTLPEADDVLQQRGIAVVPDVIANAGGVTVSYFEWVQDFSSFFWSEEEINQRLDGIMQGAIDTVWQKAEALQVTLRTAAYALACERILLARKDRGLYP, encoded by the coding sequence TTGTCAGCACTTTCCTATGTGACGGGTGACCGTCACTCTGCCTGGTCAACCTATCTGACCCAGGTCGAACGCGTATTGCCGTTATTAGGTGATCTCAGCCGCTGGGCCGATACCCTGACACACCCTAAACGCGCACTGATTGTTGATATCCCGCTGGAAATGGATGACGGCACGGTACGCCATTTTGAAGGCTATCGCGTGCAGCATAACCTGTCACGGGGGCCGGGCAAGGGGGGCGTGCGTTTCCATCCGGACGTGACCCTTGAAGAAGTGATGGCGTTGTCGGCCTGGATGACCATCAAATGTGCCGCACTTAACCTGCCGTTTGGTGGTGCGAAAGGGGGAATTCGCGTCGATCCGTCGCAGCTTTCCCGTAAAGAGCTGGAACGCCTGACACGGCGCTACACCAGCGAGATTGGCAACATGATCGGCCCGCAGCAGGATATCCCGGCACCGGACGTTGGCACCAACGCGCAGGTGATGGCATGGATGATGGATACCTGGTCGATGAATGTCGGCGCGACCACGACCGGTGTGGTCACTGGCAAACCGGTACATCTGGGCGGCTCACTCGGACGTGTTAAAGCGACCGGTCGCGGTGTATTTGTTACCGGTTGCCGTGCGGCGGCGATGCTGGGTCTGGAGGTGGCGCACAGTCGCGTGGCGGTGCAGGGCTTTGGCAATGTGGGTAGCGTCAGTGCCGAGCTGTTTCATGCGGCAGGGGCGAAAGTGGTCGCGGTTCAGGATCACAGTGCCACGCTGTATCTGGCCAGCGGGCTGGACATCCCGGCATTACAGGCATGGCAGCAGGCACACGGCAGCATTAAAGGCTTCCCGCAGGCGGATCATCTTGCTGACGACCGCTTTTGGACGCTGAATTACGACATCCTGGTACCTGCCGCTTTGGAAGGGCAAATCACCGCCGAACGTGCGCGTGATCTGGCTTGTCGCCTGGTGATTGAGGGGGCGAATGGTCCGACGTTACCCGAAGCGGATGATGTCTTGCAGCAACGCGGTATCGCTGTCGTACCCGACGTAATTGCCAATGCCGGTGGTGTCACGGTGAGCTACTTCGAATGGGTACAGGACTTCTCCAGCTTCTTCTGGAGCGAAGAGGAGATCAATCAGCGGCTCGACGGCATTATGCAAGGGGCGATTGATACCGTCTGGCAAAAAGCCGAGGCGTTGCAGGTCACGCTGCGCACGGCTGCGTATGCGCTGGCGTGTGAACGCATTTTGCTGGCGAGGAAAGATCGCGGGTTATATCCGTAA
- a CDS encoding porin, translating into MMKLSIKSCIASALLISGVGHAAEIYNKDGNKLDLYGKVQGENYISNNDSLDGDQSYMRFGFKGQTQINDLITGYGQWEQQIQLNNSEGGSDAQKGNKSRLGFAGLKVGQYGSFDYGRNYGLVYDAIAYTDVLPEFGGATGSADGFLRGRSTGVATYRNRDFFGLVDGLSFGLQYQGKNERDAISTSNGDGWATSLGYALDSGISVVGGYANLDRTNAQNADGVYGHGAHGESWAVGAKYDNNQWYFGTFYGQTRNAYAISNSLTGESGFANKTESFEATLQYQFINGFRPSIAWVQTKAKDIEGVGDAYLLKFLEPGLTWYFNKNMKTFVAWKINLLEDNNKLGLPNDDQLALGVVYQF; encoded by the coding sequence ATGATGAAGCTTTCAATTAAATCCTGCATCGCCAGTGCCCTGTTAATCTCTGGAGTGGGCCATGCAGCAGAAATTTATAACAAGGATGGCAACAAACTCGATCTGTACGGCAAGGTGCAGGGAGAAAATTATATTTCCAACAACGATAGTCTGGATGGTGATCAATCCTATATGCGCTTTGGTTTTAAAGGCCAGACGCAGATTAACGACCTGATTACCGGTTACGGTCAGTGGGAACAACAGATTCAGTTGAACAACAGTGAAGGCGGTAGCGATGCGCAGAAAGGCAATAAGAGTCGTTTAGGTTTTGCTGGGTTAAAAGTGGGTCAGTACGGCAGCTTCGATTATGGCCGCAACTACGGGCTGGTATATGACGCCATTGCCTACACCGACGTTCTGCCGGAATTTGGTGGTGCAACCGGCAGTGCGGATGGTTTTCTGCGAGGCCGTTCTACCGGTGTGGCAACCTACCGCAACCGCGACTTTTTTGGCCTGGTGGATGGTCTGAGTTTTGGCCTGCAATATCAGGGCAAAAACGAACGTGATGCCATCAGCACCTCCAACGGCGACGGCTGGGCCACTTCGCTCGGGTACGCGCTGGATTCAGGTATCAGCGTGGTGGGTGGTTATGCCAACCTGGATCGCACCAACGCCCAGAATGCCGATGGCGTTTATGGTCATGGCGCGCATGGTGAGAGCTGGGCGGTTGGTGCAAAATATGACAACAATCAGTGGTACTTCGGCACCTTCTACGGTCAGACACGTAACGCTTACGCCATCAGCAACAGCCTGACAGGCGAAAGCGGTTTCGCCAACAAGACGGAAAGCTTTGAAGCCACCTTGCAGTATCAATTCATCAACGGTTTTCGCCCGTCGATTGCCTGGGTACAGACCAAAGCAAAAGATATTGAAGGCGTTGGCGATGCGTATCTGCTGAAGTTCCTCGAACCGGGGCTGACCTGGTACTTCAACAAAAATATGAAGACGTTTGTAGCATGGAAAATCAACCTGCTCGAAGACAATAACAAACTCGGCCTGCCGAATGACGACCAATTAGCGCTGGGTGTGGTGTATCAGTTCTGA
- the nac gene encoding nitrogen assimilation transcriptional regulator NAC, whose translation MNIRRLKSFITIVDMGSITRAADALHIAQPALSQQLVALEEHFKRQLLIRSQQGVVPTEAGKVLYGHANAMLRQFAQAEVDVLSAGQSLSGRVSVGLAPFSAASTLAMSLLSEMRQRHPGILLHLVESVGQAYSELVANGRLEMALLHGCGGIKGLHYEPLLEESFYFVAHADFDFDDDGGPLQVSQLGALPMLLPPAYNFVRRAIDEAFSLHHQSIHVVGELEAVKSIARAVDAGLGCTIMPKAIAERIQSESRDVIIRSISGPAISQTLSLCVSDRTPLSEPAAAVRELLIELTSGLTQAGKILA comes from the coding sequence ATGAATATACGGCGTTTGAAGTCCTTCATTACGATTGTGGATATGGGGAGCATCACCCGTGCGGCGGATGCGTTGCATATTGCACAACCCGCCCTTAGCCAGCAACTGGTGGCGCTGGAAGAGCACTTTAAACGGCAATTGTTGATTCGTAGCCAGCAGGGCGTGGTGCCTACCGAAGCCGGCAAAGTGTTGTATGGCCATGCCAACGCGATGCTGCGCCAGTTTGCGCAGGCAGAGGTCGACGTGCTGAGCGCCGGACAATCACTGTCGGGGCGCGTATCGGTTGGGCTGGCACCATTCAGTGCGGCTTCCACGCTGGCAATGTCGTTGCTGAGCGAGATGCGCCAGCGTCATCCGGGTATTTTGCTGCATCTGGTGGAGAGCGTCGGCCAGGCATATAGCGAACTGGTCGCCAATGGGCGGCTGGAGATGGCGCTGCTGCATGGTTGTGGTGGCATCAAAGGGCTGCATTACGAACCGCTACTGGAAGAATCCTTTTATTTTGTGGCCCACGCTGATTTTGACTTCGATGATGACGGCGGACCCTTACAGGTCAGCCAGCTTGGTGCGTTGCCGATGTTGCTGCCACCAGCCTACAATTTTGTCCGCCGGGCGATTGATGAAGCCTTCAGCCTGCACCACCAAAGCATTCATGTGGTCGGGGAGCTGGAGGCGGTGAAAAGCATCGCGCGCGCGGTGGATGCCGGTCTTGGCTGTACGATTATGCCGAAGGCGATTGCCGAACGGATTCAGTCAGAATCACGCGATGTGATCATTCGTTCCATCAGCGGCCCGGCCATCAGCCAGACATTGTCGTTGTGCGTTTCCGATCGCACCCCACTTTCCGAACCGGCAGCGGCGGTGCGGGAGCTGTTGATTGAGCTGACCTCAGGTTTAACGCAGGCGGGAAAAATCCTCGCCTGA
- a CDS encoding ABC transporter permease has protein sequence MTAIPTPLPRIKSASRWQSPALLIIPLLAFQLFFFFAPAIKLMLFSLMTQSADGNISTPWTFSHYWHFFTVALYSDVLWNTLHISVITALIAAVLAYPVATVLVRGQAWVARILTLVIIAPLAVSVVVRAYGWQLILNNGPTGLLNYVLLHLGLIDRPNTLMFTEWAVIIGSLHIFFPMMVLPLASALGKIDPNLPFAARTLGAPPWQVFWRITLPLSLPGLVAGMTLVFSLAAGSYVIPALIGGPRAQMLGNLAEQQIVAVYDWPFGATIATILVLIVIAVNTLSMKLLGGRRLPGASK, from the coding sequence ATGACCGCTATTCCCACACCGCTGCCGCGTATCAAATCGGCGAGTCGCTGGCAATCGCCCGCGTTGCTGATTATTCCGCTGCTGGCATTTCAACTTTTTTTCTTTTTTGCTCCGGCAATTAAGCTGATGTTATTCAGTTTGATGACCCAATCTGCCGATGGGAATATCAGTACGCCCTGGACCTTCAGTCATTACTGGCACTTCTTCACCGTCGCTTTGTATAGCGATGTGTTATGGAACACGTTACACATCAGTGTGATTACCGCGCTGATAGCTGCGGTGCTGGCTTATCCGGTGGCGACGGTTCTGGTTCGCGGTCAGGCGTGGGTGGCACGTATTCTGACGTTGGTGATCATTGCGCCACTGGCGGTCAGCGTGGTGGTACGTGCCTATGGCTGGCAGTTAATCCTCAATAATGGCCCAACGGGTCTGCTGAATTATGTGTTACTGCATCTCGGCCTGATCGACCGACCCAATACGCTGATGTTTACCGAATGGGCGGTGATTATTGGTTCCCTGCATATCTTCTTTCCGATGATGGTGCTGCCACTGGCCTCGGCGCTGGGCAAAATTGACCCCAATCTGCCGTTTGCCGCCCGTACTCTTGGCGCGCCACCGTGGCAGGTATTTTGGCGTATCACACTGCCACTCAGCCTGCCTGGCCTGGTGGCGGGGATGACGCTGGTGTTCTCATTGGCCGCAGGTTCGTATGTCATCCCGGCATTGATCGGCGGCCCGCGCGCGCAAATGTTGGGCAACCTCGCCGAACAACAAATTGTCGCGGTATATGACTGGCCGTTTGGTGCCACCATCGCCACCATTCTGGTGTTAATCGTGATTGCCGTGAACACGTTGTCAATGAAGTTGCTGGGTGGACGTCGTCTGCCGGGAGCGTCCAAATGA
- a CDS encoding ABC transporter permease, translating to MNARLTGWSGAALYAFAAAMMVFILAPILLIMAISFSDGYFVSFPPGGFTLDWYSKVLGNREFTDALLFSTLLSLGTTLLALVLGIPAAFALVRGKLPFGSLCKGLLLSPLIFPVLITGLALLQLFTGYGWSNAKLNLLLAHTVVTAPYVVRTVITSLELVNPSLEEAARTLGATRWATFRQVIFPQIVPGVMSGAIFCFMVSFDNYPVSMWLADSENTPVPVVLYRQIGTVFDPSVATMSTLIILLATVVVVALEKLVGLRRAMAA from the coding sequence ATGAATGCGCGTTTAACCGGCTGGAGTGGGGCGGCGTTGTATGCCTTTGCGGCGGCGATGATGGTATTTATCCTCGCCCCGATTCTGTTGATCATGGCTATTTCGTTTTCTGATGGTTACTTCGTTAGCTTCCCACCTGGCGGCTTTACCCTCGACTGGTACAGCAAAGTGCTTGGCAACCGTGAATTTACGGATGCGCTGCTGTTCAGCACCCTGTTGTCGCTTGGCACCACCTTGCTTGCCTTGGTGCTTGGCATCCCGGCGGCCTTTGCGTTGGTGCGTGGCAAACTGCCGTTTGGCTCGTTGTGCAAAGGCTTACTGTTGTCTCCCCTGATCTTCCCGGTGCTGATCACCGGCCTGGCGCTGTTGCAGCTGTTTACCGGTTATGGCTGGAGCAACGCCAAACTCAATCTGCTGCTGGCCCACACCGTCGTTACTGCGCCCTATGTGGTGCGCACGGTGATCACCAGCCTGGAGCTGGTGAACCCCAGTCTGGAAGAGGCGGCTCGGACCCTCGGTGCTACGCGCTGGGCCACATTCCGTCAGGTGATTTTTCCGCAAATTGTACCCGGCGTGATGTCCGGGGCGATCTTCTGCTTCATGGTCTCATTTGATAACTATCCGGTTTCGATGTGGCTGGCCGACTCGGAAAACACCCCGGTGCCGGTAGTGCTGTATCGCCAGATTGGCACGGTATTCGATCCGTCGGTCGCCACCATGTCGACCCTGATTATTTTGCTCGCCACCGTGGTGGTGGTGGCACTGGAAAAATTAGTCGGCCTGCGTCGCGCAATGGCCGCTTAA
- a CDS encoding extracellular solute-binding protein — protein MTAMKRRTFIKAVAGAALLPYIQVKANAADRVLQVGVYNSAQGALIKQKVLPEFEKAYNCKVLTTEGATLANIAALRATKAKPIFSVMSMDDIGVPQAKAENLIEQLPVDGIPNLKNVFDRYLLGDRYGVGFSVSMAGLFINPQMSQPIASYNDIFTSKYAHQMILNTPKNTQSILMLIVAAALATGKPLQEAQYEIDKGWDKLAELKNNVMTVYDGEAQVMMVAQGQAMVGGIEYSKAIYPHTKKGVPLDMTYPKEGAFTGINGLALVKGAPQRELGMAWINRLLDSDVQKMLAEVTLSAPTVRGISFDEATLKYLAYPEEKMNQLKLFTPDWTYIIPRRAELLERYNQTFNA, from the coding sequence ATGACTGCTATGAAACGTCGTACTTTTATTAAAGCGGTGGCCGGTGCAGCGCTGTTGCCTTACATCCAGGTGAAAGCCAATGCCGCAGATCGCGTATTGCAGGTGGGGGTCTATAACTCGGCGCAAGGGGCATTGATCAAGCAAAAGGTTCTGCCGGAATTTGAGAAAGCCTACAACTGCAAGGTGTTGACCACGGAAGGGGCCACGCTGGCGAATATCGCCGCGTTGCGCGCGACTAAAGCGAAACCGATATTTAGCGTGATGTCGATGGATGATATCGGTGTGCCGCAGGCTAAAGCAGAAAACCTGATTGAACAGCTGCCAGTTGACGGCATTCCCAACCTGAAAAATGTCTTTGATCGTTATCTGTTGGGCGATCGCTATGGCGTCGGCTTTTCGGTCTCAATGGCCGGGTTGTTTATCAACCCGCAAATGTCGCAACCGATCGCCAGTTATAACGATATCTTTACCTCGAAATATGCGCACCAGATGATCCTGAACACGCCGAAAAATACCCAGAGCATCCTGATGCTGATCGTGGCGGCGGCACTGGCGACCGGCAAGCCATTGCAGGAGGCTCAGTACGAAATTGACAAAGGCTGGGACAAACTGGCTGAGCTGAAGAATAACGTAATGACGGTGTATGACGGCGAAGCTCAGGTGATGATGGTTGCGCAGGGCCAGGCGATGGTGGGCGGTATTGAATATTCCAAAGCCATTTATCCGCACACGAAAAAAGGCGTGCCGCTGGATATGACCTATCCGAAGGAAGGCGCGTTCACCGGGATTAATGGTTTGGCGTTGGTTAAGGGGGCACCGCAGCGTGAATTGGGGATGGCGTGGATTAACCGCCTGCTGGATAGCGATGTGCAGAAGATGCTGGCGGAAGTGACACTCAGTGCGCCAACGGTACGCGGCATTAGTTTTGACGAGGCTACCCTGAAATATCTCGCCTATCCGGAAGAGAAGATGAACCAGTTGAAGTTGTTTACCCCGGACTGGACCTACATTATCCCGCGCCGCGCTGAACTGTTGGAGCGCTACAACCAGACATTCAACGCCTGA
- a CDS encoding ABC transporter ATP-binding protein has protein sequence MQRSFEVRLDRLSKHYGKTVAVDNVSLQVNAGEILALLGPSGCGKTTCLRMVAGLVTPTSGDILVGGRSILDTAVHRRNIGLLFQNYALFPHMTVAENVAFGLKMRGQSRSAYADRVAKALDMVQLKNYRDRLPAQLSGGQQQRVSLARALVIEPDMLLLDEPLGALDKSLRESMQLEIRQLQQRLGLTTIMVTHDQDEALTMADQIAVMRDGKLEQVASATQIYQKPATAFVAGFIGASNFLTASVVQHDAQRSELHTASGLRLVVPGALNTRSAQTVTLRPEAIHLSPLEAQSASTACNATPAEVTQVVYRGFMLHYNLKLPSGETLIAWQQTQGDANVQPFSAGDQVYAQWASESNHVIAG, from the coding sequence ATGCAGCGATCTTTTGAAGTCCGCCTCGACCGGCTCAGCAAGCATTACGGCAAAACGGTGGCCGTAGACAATGTCTCCTTGCAGGTTAATGCCGGGGAAATACTCGCACTGCTCGGGCCGAGTGGCTGTGGCAAAACCACCTGCCTGCGCATGGTGGCGGGTTTGGTGACACCGACTTCGGGCGATATTCTGGTAGGAGGTCGGTCGATTCTTGATACCGCCGTGCATCGTCGCAATATCGGTTTGCTGTTTCAGAACTACGCGCTGTTCCCGCACATGACGGTGGCAGAGAACGTGGCTTTTGGCCTGAAAATGCGCGGCCAGTCACGCAGCGCATACGCTGATCGGGTCGCCAAAGCGCTGGACATGGTGCAGTTGAAAAATTATCGCGACCGTTTACCGGCGCAGCTTTCCGGCGGCCAACAACAGCGCGTATCGCTGGCACGTGCGCTGGTGATCGAACCCGATATGTTGCTGCTGGATGAGCCGCTCGGTGCGTTGGATAAAAGCCTGCGAGAAAGTATGCAATTGGAGATCCGGCAACTTCAGCAACGGCTGGGACTGACCACCATTATGGTGACGCATGACCAGGATGAAGCGCTGACGATGGCCGATCAAATTGCTGTGATGCGGGATGGAAAACTGGAGCAGGTTGCCAGTGCTACGCAGATCTATCAGAAACCGGCCACCGCCTTTGTCGCCGGGTTTATTGGGGCATCAAACTTTCTCACCGCCAGTGTGGTACAGCATGATGCGCAGCGCAGTGAATTACATACCGCCAGTGGCCTGCGGCTGGTGGTGCCAGGGGCGCTGAACACACGTTCGGCGCAAACCGTTACGCTGCGTCCGGAAGCGATTCACCTGTCGCCGTTGGAGGCACAGTCAGCGAGCACGGCGTGCAATGCCACGCCTGCAGAAGTCACCCAGGTGGTATATCGGGGCTTTATGTTGCACTACAACCTGAAATTACCGAGCGGCGAAACCCTGATTGCTTGGCAACAAACCCAGGGCGACGCTAATGTGCAGCCTTTTAGCGCCGGGGACCAGGTGTATGCCCAGTGGGCGAGCGAGAGCAATCATGTGATTGCCGGTTAA
- a CDS encoding TetR/AcrR family transcriptional regulator: MTAQKVPSEGKSAKSEPRRPGRPRGGAINAQQREHLLDITLSLYAEHGIAETSLNAIARKAGVSPAMLNYYFKSREALLDVVVEERFLPLRQRLVAHFVNEPRDPVTTFSAFIREIADIIATHHWFGPLWMQEVTEGQGGLGQHIKHRFGHAERDKVKSLIEGWQQQGLLNPDLEPQLLMTSILSMVLVPFTRFANDPAFNREKIVAHTLSLFCRGIRPE, encoded by the coding sequence ATGACCGCACAGAAAGTCCCTTCTGAGGGAAAATCAGCAAAATCCGAACCCCGTCGTCCCGGCCGTCCCCGGGGTGGCGCGATCAATGCGCAACAGCGGGAACATTTACTGGATATCACCCTGTCGCTGTATGCCGAACACGGCATTGCGGAAACTTCCCTCAACGCCATTGCACGTAAGGCGGGCGTCAGTCCGGCCATGTTGAATTATTACTTCAAGTCGCGGGAAGCCCTGCTGGATGTGGTGGTTGAGGAGCGTTTTTTGCCGCTGCGTCAGCGTCTGGTGGCGCATTTTGTCAATGAACCGCGTGACCCTGTCACCACCTTCAGCGCCTTTATTCGTGAGATTGCCGACATCATCGCCACCCATCACTGGTTTGGACCGTTATGGATGCAGGAAGTGACGGAGGGCCAGGGGGGATTAGGCCAGCATATCAAACACCGCTTCGGTCATGCCGAGCGCGATAAGGTGAAAAGCCTGATTGAGGGCTGGCAGCAACAGGGACTGCTGAACCCGGATCTGGAACCGCAGCTACTGATGACGTCAATTCTCAGTATGGTGCTGGTGCCCTTCACGCGCTTTGCCAACGATCCGGCGTTCAACCGTGAAAAGATTGTCGCGCATACATTGAGTTTGTTTTGCCGTGGGATCAGGCCGGAATAG